One window from the genome of Bacillus sp. SM2101 encodes:
- a CDS encoding fatty acid--CoA ligase family protein, whose translation MNLTSRLSESAQKYPAKPAYIFQDKASTYAELDSAVNAFASGLDKLGIGKGDHIALLLGNSPYFVISLYGALKVGATIIPINPIYTADEISYIVNNGDVKAIITFDVLLPQVEPMLPIMKGVEHIIYCETPQGKEAGVDSSAIVASEKMKSFSKIISLGSFTYEGPTLAEDDVAVILYTSGTTGKPKGAMLTHKNLYSNAIDVAQYLKLSDTDRVITTLPMFHVFCLTVALNAPLMNGGTLIILPKFSPEEVFRVAKTYEATVFAGVPTMYNFLLQHPEGNKEDLASLRLCISGGASMPVALLKGFEQKFNVIVSEGYGLSEASPVTAFNPLDRPRKPGSIGTSIFNIENKVVDEMGEEVPPGQVGELIVRGPNVMKGYYKMPEETAHTIMDGWLYTGDLARMDEEGYFYIVDRKKDMVLVGGYNVYPREVEEVLYNHPDIIEAAVIGVPDLNFGEAVKSFVVTTNNQLTEKEVLDYCIEHLAKYKIPTSIEFIEELPKNTTGKILRRALKQQATTSL comes from the coding sequence TTGAATTTAACTTCGCGCTTGTCAGAATCTGCACAGAAATACCCAGCAAAACCAGCTTATATTTTTCAAGATAAAGCTAGCACATATGCTGAGCTAGATAGTGCTGTGAATGCGTTTGCTAGTGGGTTAGACAAACTAGGTATTGGCAAAGGGGATCACATTGCACTTTTATTAGGTAATTCACCTTACTTTGTAATTTCGCTTTACGGTGCATTGAAGGTAGGAGCAACTATTATACCTATTAATCCTATTTATACTGCCGATGAAATTAGTTATATCGTTAATAATGGGGATGTTAAAGCGATTATTACCTTTGATGTTTTACTTCCACAAGTAGAACCTATGCTTCCTATCATGAAAGGTGTCGAGCATATCATTTATTGTGAAACACCACAAGGGAAAGAGGCGGGTGTTGATTCATCTGCAATTGTTGCATCTGAAAAAATGAAATCGTTTTCAAAGATAATCTCATTAGGAAGCTTTACTTATGAAGGTCCAACATTAGCTGAAGATGATGTAGCGGTTATCCTTTATACATCAGGAACAACTGGGAAACCAAAAGGGGCAATGCTGACTCATAAAAATTTGTATAGTAATGCGATAGATGTTGCACAATATTTAAAATTAAGTGATACTGACCGAGTAATTACTACATTACCGATGTTTCATGTGTTTTGCCTAACCGTTGCACTGAATGCGCCACTTATGAATGGTGGAACGTTGATAATATTACCAAAGTTTAGTCCCGAAGAAGTATTTCGTGTTGCAAAGACATATGAAGCGACAGTTTTTGCAGGTGTCCCAACGATGTATAACTTTTTATTACAACATCCAGAGGGAAATAAAGAAGATTTAGCATCTTTACGTCTTTGTATTTCTGGTGGTGCATCAATGCCAGTAGCACTGTTAAAAGGTTTTGAACAAAAGTTTAATGTTATCGTATCAGAGGGTTACGGTTTGTCTGAAGCATCGCCAGTTACTGCCTTTAATCCGCTAGATCGTCCAAGAAAACCAGGCTCTATTGGTACAAGTATTTTTAACATAGAAAATAAGGTAGTTGACGAAATGGGTGAGGAAGTTCCACCTGGACAAGTAGGTGAGCTTATTGTTCGTGGGCCAAATGTGATGAAAGGCTATTATAAAATGCCTGAAGAAACTGCTCATACGATTATGGATGGCTGGTTATACACTGGTGATTTGGCACGTATGGATGAAGAGGGGTATTTTTATATTGTAGATAGAAAAAAAGACATGGTACTAGTAGGTGGATATAATGTATATCCACGAGAAGTAGAAGAGGTTCTATATAATCATCCAGATATTATCGAGGCTGCGGTCATTGGTGTTCCAGACCTGAACTTTGGTGAGGCAGTAAAAAGCTTTGTAGTAACAACAAACAACCAACTTACTGAGAAAGAAGTCCTTGATTATTGTATAGAGCATCTAGCAAAATATAAAATCCCTACCTCAATAGAGTTTATAGAAGAGTTACCAAAAAACACAACAGGAAAAATATTAAGACGTGCTTTAAAACAGCAAGCAACAACAAGCTTATAA
- the yhfH gene encoding protein YhfH — MIEKSSDFFKNLPPKKCTDCNKEIDEQHECYGNICNDCLHVK; from the coding sequence ATGATTGAGAAAAGTAGTGACTTCTTCAAAAACTTACCACCAAAAAAATGTACTGATTGTAATAAAGAAATAGATGAACAACATGAATGCTATGGTAACATCTGTAACGATTGTCTTCATGTTAAATAA
- a CDS encoding MBL fold metallo-hydrolase gives MKMTVIGYWGGYPAAGEATSGYLIEHEGFSLLVDCGSAVLSQLQKFIQIDQLDAVLLSHYHHDHIADIGPLQYALLIHRFMGKELKELPIYGHSHDQIEFDRLSYKNISRGIAYNPEKKLHIGPFSITFIQTVHPVMCYAMRIQAGGQSIVYTADSSFDKKFISFAQQADLFICESNLYANQNGTNAGHMTSEEAGYIANKAKVKELLLTHLPHFGEHEQLIREAEKLYQGNVTLAKTGYVWG, from the coding sequence ATGAAGATGACAGTAATTGGATATTGGGGTGGATATCCTGCCGCAGGAGAAGCAACGTCAGGTTACTTAATTGAGCATGAAGGTTTTTCATTATTAGTTGATTGCGGAAGTGCGGTTCTATCACAACTTCAAAAATTTATTCAAATTGACCAACTAGATGCTGTTTTACTTTCTCACTATCATCATGATCATATTGCAGACATTGGCCCTCTACAATACGCTTTGTTAATTCACCGTTTTATGGGGAAAGAACTGAAGGAACTACCGATTTATGGACATTCACATGATCAAATAGAGTTTGATAGGCTATCGTATAAAAATATTTCAAGAGGAATTGCATATAACCCTGAAAAAAAATTACACATTGGACCTTTTTCCATTACCTTTATTCAAACAGTTCATCCGGTAATGTGTTATGCAATGAGAATACAAGCAGGTGGTCAATCAATAGTTTATACAGCTGACTCTAGTTTTGATAAGAAATTTATTTCATTTGCTCAACAAGCTGATTTATTTATTTGTGAAAGCAATTTATATGCAAATCAAAATGGAACGAACGCTGGACACATGACTAGTGAAGAAGCTGGTTATATCGCAAATAAAGCAAAAGTCAAGGAACTTTTACTAACACATCTTCCTCACTTTGGTGAGCATGAACAATTAATTAGGGAAGCTGAAAAACTATATCAAGGTAATGTAACGCTTGCAAAGACTGGCTATGTTTGGGGTTGA
- a CDS encoding enoyl-CoA hydratase-related protein produces the protein MKKNEVGDLISVVKLHVENHIATVTLNRPEALNCFNYDLLCSLEKKIEEIHASSDIRVVIFTGTGDKAFSVGADLKERRTLSDIEVKRNLTKIGQLFTNIDKLPQPTIAAINGYAFGGGLELALSCDFRFVVEGTQLGLTETSLAIIPGAGGTQRLPRIIGTEKALELILTAKRLNSAQALTYGLVTKVVPKDHLIAESVQFANEMLKNGPVALQQAKFAIKQGMNTDIQTGLEIERKAYEVTIPTEDRLEALHAFSEKRPPKFHGK, from the coding sequence ATGAAAAAAAATGAAGTAGGTGATCTTATTAGTGTCGTAAAATTGCATGTTGAAAATCATATTGCAACTGTTACATTAAATCGTCCTGAGGCTCTTAATTGTTTTAATTACGATTTGCTATGTAGTCTAGAGAAAAAGATTGAAGAAATACATGCTAGTAGCGATATTAGAGTTGTTATTTTTACTGGGACAGGAGATAAGGCATTTTCAGTAGGGGCAGACTTAAAAGAGAGAAGAACATTATCTGACATAGAAGTAAAAAGAAATTTAACTAAAATCGGTCAATTATTCACAAACATTGATAAACTCCCTCAGCCGACAATAGCTGCAATAAATGGTTATGCATTTGGTGGTGGGCTCGAGTTAGCTCTTTCTTGTGATTTTCGTTTCGTTGTTGAAGGTACACAATTAGGCTTAACTGAAACGAGTTTAGCTATTATACCAGGTGCTGGCGGTACACAACGTCTACCTCGAATAATAGGAACAGAAAAAGCTCTAGAATTAATTTTGACAGCTAAGAGATTAAATTCTGCACAGGCTTTAACGTATGGTTTAGTTACTAAAGTTGTACCTAAAGATCATTTAATAGCCGAAAGTGTACAATTTGCTAATGAAATGCTGAAAAATGGCCCTGTTGCTTTACAACAAGCAAAATTTGCTATTAAGCAGGGGATGAATACTGATATACAAACAGGTCTGGAAATTGAAAGAAAAGCATATGAAGTAACAATTCCGACCGAAGATCGATTGGAAGCTCTACATGCATTTTCCGAGAAGCGACCTCCTAAATTTCACGGAAAATAA
- a CDS encoding DMT family transporter has translation MNDKPALPILAGVIGAVLGGLSFLFLKNVVSMTTPLNILSIRFTIAFLVIALLVLSNAVKIQYYNKPILPLILFSTIHPVLAFLLQTYGMKYTTSSEAGVITALVPIIVMILASVLLKERTNITQKTSILLSVGGVTYITLMKGLETDGNLVGITLIVLSALSMALYTVLIREIAKQFTAMEITFAMMGIGMVIFNILLFLSPERVDYSMLLNTSFLFSILYLAIISSLLGAMLKNYAYARMKASQAGVFMNLATIVSIIAGVFILNEPFYSYHLIGSMLIILGVVGVHLQRVNLKRFFKNKKKTKEK, from the coding sequence ATGAACGATAAACCTGCTTTACCTATTTTAGCTGGAGTAATAGGTGCTGTGTTGGGTGGCCTTAGTTTTTTATTTTTAAAAAATGTCGTAAGCATGACTACTCCATTAAATATTTTATCGATAAGATTTACGATTGCTTTTCTAGTAATCGCACTCCTTGTTTTAAGCAATGCTGTAAAAATTCAATATTACAATAAACCAATACTTCCTCTTATTTTATTTTCAACCATCCATCCAGTACTCGCATTTTTGTTGCAAACGTATGGCATGAAGTATACAACTTCAAGTGAAGCGGGAGTTATAACAGCACTTGTTCCTATTATCGTCATGATATTGGCTTCTGTGTTATTGAAGGAACGAACTAACATTACGCAAAAAACTTCTATTTTGCTATCTGTCGGTGGAGTAACATACATTACTTTAATGAAAGGACTTGAAACTGATGGAAATCTTGTTGGTATCACACTCATTGTTTTATCCGCCCTTTCAATGGCACTATACACAGTATTAATCAGAGAAATTGCTAAACAATTCACAGCTATGGAAATCACCTTTGCGATGATGGGTATTGGTATGGTTATTTTTAATATCCTCCTATTTTTGTCACCTGAAAGGGTAGATTACTCCATGTTATTAAATACAAGCTTTTTGTTTTCAATTTTGTATCTAGCTATAATATCTTCTCTACTTGGAGCTATGTTAAAAAACTACGCTTATGCTCGAATGAAAGCCTCTCAAGCAGGTGTATTTATGAATCTAGCTACTATTGTAAGTATTATTGCAGGCGTATTTATTTTGAATGAGCCATTTTACAGCTATCACCTGATAGGTTCAATGTTGATAATCTTAGGGGTTGTTGGTGTTCATCTACAAAGAGTTAATCTCAAAAGGTTTTTTAAAAATAAAAAAAAGACAAAAGAAAAGTGA
- a CDS encoding YhgE/Pip domain-containing protein, with the protein MRGISLLIQELKAMVTNKKLIVPIIVLMFIPLLYSGMFLWAFWDPYDQMDRLPVAVVNQDTGTEYNDEELHIGDDLVDQLKDNEGFGWDFVDKNVAQEGLDNLDYYMMVEIPADFSERATTLLEDNPTKLELKYIPNESYNFLAGQIGESAIEKIKAELANEISATFAESLFDNVDELADGLTEASDGASKIDDGVTELNDGAITLQENLARLASNTITFKEGLQASNNGSKELVDGVTALKDGFEEMKTGQEELLAGALEAQTGTEQLSNGLQQSLQGVETAQSSIPQLTDGSLQLNEGTQQLIGSIEQWKQAAEQTAAGSTELSNGIEQLNEVIQPMLDSLPEEQKEQLKVTMASLIDGSKEVNGGLEQLTVAADEINGGATVLSTEMNKLHQGQLALQTGIIELAEGQQLLVDGATKLLDGQDQLVGGLQLFGEKITEVQVGTGNLLDGSNKLSAGIDELATGSLALEDGASQLADGSIELIDGFGELSDGTNELSTKLTDASTETSEISGNDDMYNMFADPVTVEEKKMNEVPNYGTGFAPYFLSLGLFVGALLLSIVFPLRETVAAPKNPFSWFISKFGVLVIVGIIQALIADAVLLYGLGLEVKSVPLFILFSILTSVTFITLIQFLVTCFNDPGRFLAIVILILQLTTSAGTFPLEVIPDVLQPFNTLLPMTYTVSGLKAVISSGDYGFMWQNATILLMFIVLMSLGTLLYFVMQFKRKYGANAAQS; encoded by the coding sequence ATGAGAGGAATATCATTGTTAATTCAAGAACTAAAAGCGATGGTAACGAACAAGAAACTCATTGTTCCAATCATTGTGTTAATGTTTATTCCGCTGTTATATAGTGGGATGTTTTTATGGGCTTTCTGGGATCCATACGATCAAATGGATCGCTTACCTGTAGCAGTTGTAAATCAAGATACTGGAACAGAGTATAATGATGAAGAACTGCACATAGGAGATGATCTAGTAGACCAATTAAAAGATAATGAAGGTTTTGGATGGGATTTTGTCGATAAAAATGTAGCTCAAGAAGGGTTAGACAATCTAGATTATTATATGATGGTTGAAATTCCAGCAGATTTTTCTGAGCGTGCTACAACATTGTTAGAAGATAACCCTACCAAACTAGAGCTTAAATATATACCGAATGAAAGTTATAACTTTCTTGCTGGACAAATTGGAGAATCTGCAATTGAAAAAATTAAAGCTGAGCTAGCGAATGAAATTAGTGCAACATTCGCAGAAAGCTTATTTGACAATGTTGATGAATTAGCAGATGGTTTAACAGAGGCTAGTGATGGTGCAAGTAAGATTGATGATGGAGTTACCGAACTTAACGATGGTGCAATTACGTTGCAAGAAAATTTAGCAAGGCTAGCAAGCAATACAATTACATTTAAGGAAGGGTTACAAGCATCAAATAATGGTTCAAAAGAATTAGTTGATGGCGTAACAGCTTTAAAAGATGGATTTGAGGAAATGAAGACAGGCCAGGAAGAATTGTTAGCTGGAGCTCTTGAAGCTCAAACTGGTACAGAACAATTGTCAAATGGTTTGCAACAATCACTACAGGGAGTGGAAACAGCTCAGTCTTCTATTCCTCAATTAACAGATGGATCCTTACAGTTAAATGAAGGGACCCAACAGTTAATTGGATCAATAGAACAATGGAAGCAAGCAGCAGAACAAACTGCAGCTGGGTCAACCGAGTTGTCAAACGGTATTGAACAACTAAATGAAGTTATTCAACCAATGTTGGATTCGTTACCTGAAGAACAAAAGGAACAACTTAAAGTAACAATGGCGAGCTTAATAGATGGAAGTAAAGAAGTAAATGGTGGATTAGAACAGTTAACGGTTGCTGCTGACGAAATCAATGGTGGTGCAACAGTACTTTCAACAGAAATGAATAAGCTTCATCAAGGACAACTTGCGTTACAAACTGGAATAATCGAGTTGGCTGAAGGGCAACAGCTGCTAGTTGATGGTGCTACTAAACTGTTAGATGGTCAAGATCAACTTGTAGGAGGGCTTCAATTATTCGGAGAAAAGATTACAGAGGTACAAGTAGGTACTGGCAATTTACTAGACGGTAGTAATAAATTATCAGCTGGTATAGATGAATTAGCAACTGGCTCTTTGGCGCTAGAAGATGGAGCTAGTCAATTAGCAGATGGATCTATAGAATTAATTGATGGGTTTGGAGAGCTTTCTGACGGAACGAATGAACTTTCTACGAAATTAACTGATGCCTCCACAGAGACATCGGAAATATCAGGTAACGATGATATGTATAATATGTTCGCAGACCCAGTAACAGTCGAAGAAAAGAAAATGAATGAAGTACCAAACTATGGAACAGGGTTTGCGCCATACTTCTTAAGTTTAGGGTTGTTTGTGGGGGCATTGCTCTTGTCGATTGTATTTCCTTTACGTGAAACGGTCGCAGCCCCAAAAAATCCGTTTAGTTGGTTTATTAGTAAATTTGGAGTACTGGTTATAGTTGGTATAATTCAAGCGCTAATAGCCGATGCAGTGCTATTATATGGCTTAGGTCTTGAAGTGAAAAGTGTCCCATTATTTATCTTGTTTAGCATTCTAACTAGTGTCACCTTTATCACATTGATTCAGTTTTTAGTGACTTGCTTTAATGATCCAGGACGCTTCTTAGCAATAGTTATTTTAATTTTGCAATTAACAACTAGTGCCGGAACGTTCCCGTTAGAAGTAATTCCAGATGTATTACAACCGTTTAATACATTATTACCAATGACCTATACAGTTTCAGGGTTGAAGGCAGTAATATCAAGCGGTGATTATGGATTTATGTGGCAAAATGCAACAATCCTCTTAATGTTCATTGTATTGATGTCATTAGGAACGCTATTATATTTTGTAATGCAGTTTAAGCGTAAATATGGAGCAAATGCTGCACAATCATAA
- a CDS encoding ABC transporter substrate-binding protein — protein MKKSLKGILGSTLASVLILSGCGTDESGGSNTGDAGETYKIGVTQIVEHDSLDAAFDGFKQALADKGLEVEYDVQIAQGDPNTSNLIAEKLVGDNVDLIFANSTPSAQGVLNETSEIPIVFTSVTDPVGAELVEAMDRPGTNITGTTDTHPNAVPNTVEFIDQYFEGKRVGMVYNSGEQNSNAQVKLVEEAMKGTDLEIVSASVSTSAEVKQATESLIGNVDVIYIITDNTVVSALESVIMVSEENDIPLFVGELDSVENGGFAAYGFDYFDIGYEAGEMAAQILTGEKTTSELPVQYPQNLKLQINKKAAENMGIDLNSEWDDIAEYLNEE, from the coding sequence ATGAAAAAAAGTTTGAAAGGTATACTCGGAAGTACTCTTGCTTCAGTATTAATTTTGAGTGGCTGTGGCACTGACGAAAGCGGTGGATCCAATACAGGGGATGCTGGAGAAACATATAAAATAGGTGTGACACAAATTGTAGAGCATGACTCATTAGATGCTGCGTTTGATGGATTTAAGCAAGCATTAGCAGATAAGGGATTAGAGGTTGAATATGACGTTCAAATTGCTCAAGGTGACCCTAATACGAGTAATTTAATAGCAGAGAAGTTAGTAGGAGATAATGTAGACTTAATTTTTGCTAACTCAACTCCAAGTGCTCAAGGTGTGTTAAATGAAACGAGTGAAATTCCAATCGTATTTACGTCTGTGACTGATCCGGTTGGTGCTGAGCTAGTAGAAGCAATGGATAGGCCTGGTACGAATATAACGGGTACAACTGATACACATCCAAATGCAGTACCAAATACAGTTGAATTTATCGACCAATATTTTGAAGGTAAACGTGTAGGGATGGTATACAACTCTGGAGAACAAAATTCCAATGCACAAGTTAAACTAGTGGAAGAAGCAATGAAAGGAACAGATCTTGAAATTGTCTCAGCATCTGTGTCAACATCTGCTGAGGTAAAGCAAGCGACTGAATCTCTCATTGGAAATGTTGATGTGATATACATTATTACAGATAACACTGTTGTTAGTGCGTTAGAATCAGTCATCATGGTATCAGAAGAAAATGATATTCCATTGTTTGTAGGTGAACTTGATTCGGTTGAAAATGGTGGATTTGCTGCTTACGGTTTTGACTACTTTGATATTGGCTATGAAGCCGGTGAGATGGCAGCACAAATATTAACAGGAGAAAAAACAACTTCAGAACTACCAGTACAGTATCCACAAAACTTAAAATTACAGATTAACAAAAAAGCAGCTGAAAATATGGGTATCGATCTAAATAGCGAGTGGGATGATATCGCTGAATATTTAAATGAAGAGTAG
- a CDS encoding TetR/AcrR family transcriptional regulator: protein MVKDRKQLIIDAATKSFSLFGYKATTMDQVAKLANVGKGTIYTFFKNKEELFDEITSSLIAEMKEAAEEAIDPTLRFYENAHRALYKILEFRKRHQLMIKLIEEENQIGTPAVQEAMVKLEDAIIGFIKQKIIVAIDKKEMRNCDPEMTAFIFLKLYIALIFDWEKNHEPLGKEQILHLFELYFLEGLSIR from the coding sequence GTGGTTAAAGATCGAAAACAACTAATAATAGACGCAGCGACAAAATCTTTTTCTCTGTTTGGGTACAAAGCAACAACAATGGATCAAGTCGCAAAGCTAGCTAACGTTGGGAAAGGTACGATATATACATTCTTTAAAAATAAAGAAGAGTTATTTGACGAAATAACATCTTCATTAATTGCCGAAATGAAAGAGGCTGCAGAAGAAGCAATTGATCCAACATTACGTTTCTACGAGAATGCGCACAGAGCTTTATACAAAATATTGGAATTTAGAAAGAGACATCAACTGATGATCAAGTTAATTGAAGAGGAAAATCAGATTGGTACACCTGCAGTTCAAGAAGCTATGGTTAAACTCGAAGATGCTATTATTGGATTTATTAAACAGAAAATTATCGTTGCAATAGATAAAAAAGAAATGAGAAATTGTGATCCAGAAATGACTGCATTTATTTTTTTGAAATTGTATATTGCATTAATTTTTGATTGGGAAAAAAATCACGAACCTTTAGGTAAGGAACAAATATTACACTTATTCGAGCTCTATTTCTTAGAGGGATTATCAATTAGATGA
- the hemY gene encoding protoporphyrinogen oxidase: MKRRTVVIGGGITGVTTAYYLQKEAREKGISLACTLIESSNHLGGKIQTAERDGFVIEKGPDSFLERKRSASRLATEVGLGDKLVNNSTGQSFVQVKGNLHPMPGGSIMGIPTQIAPFVTTGLFSPFGKIRAAADFVLPKSKVVGDQSLGQFFRRRLGDEVVENLIEPLLSGIYAGDIDKLSLLSTFPQFYQVEQKHGSLIVGMKSMTPRKAKNAEKGKAKGMFLTVSTGLQSLVEAVEEKLDTGSVLKNTSVIKLEKVNDEYIVHLSNGEQIIADTVVITTPHEITQNILADYSFFDQFKNMPSTSVATVALAFPQSAINKDIDGTGFVVSRNSDYTITACTWTHKKWPHTTPKGKILLRCYVGRAGDEAIVDQTDDEIIKVVLADLNKTMNITSDPEFSIITRWKKSMPQYTVGHKERVENVKEVMEKELPGVFLAGSSFEGLGIPDCIDQGEEAVKKVLEYIQTHSKELVEVN; encoded by the coding sequence GTGAAGAGAAGGACTGTCGTAATTGGTGGTGGTATCACTGGAGTAACAACAGCATATTACTTGCAAAAGGAAGCAAGAGAGAAAGGGATTTCTTTAGCATGTACGTTAATAGAATCCTCCAATCATCTGGGAGGAAAGATTCAAACAGCCGAACGAGATGGCTTTGTTATTGAGAAGGGACCAGATTCTTTTTTAGAAAGAAAGAGAAGTGCATCAAGACTTGCAACAGAGGTGGGACTAGGGGATAAACTAGTAAATAATTCTACCGGACAATCTTTTGTACAAGTAAAAGGGAACTTACACCCGATGCCAGGCGGCTCCATTATGGGAATTCCTACACAAATTGCTCCATTTGTTACAACAGGGCTGTTTTCGCCATTCGGTAAAATTAGAGCAGCAGCTGATTTTGTATTACCTAAATCAAAAGTAGTTGGTGATCAATCATTAGGACAGTTTTTCCGCAGACGTTTAGGTGATGAAGTTGTAGAAAATTTAATAGAGCCATTACTGTCAGGTATATATGCAGGTGATATCGACAAACTGAGCTTATTATCAACTTTTCCGCAATTTTATCAAGTTGAACAAAAGCATGGTAGTTTAATAGTCGGAATGAAGAGTATGACACCGCGAAAAGCGAAAAATGCTGAAAAGGGTAAAGCAAAAGGAATGTTCTTAACTGTTTCAACTGGTTTACAATCATTAGTTGAAGCAGTTGAGGAGAAGTTAGATACTGGTTCAGTATTAAAGAACACAAGTGTGATCAAGTTAGAAAAGGTAAATGATGAATATATCGTTCATTTAAGTAATGGTGAGCAAATAATAGCTGATACGGTTGTTATTACAACACCACATGAAATTACCCAAAACATTCTTGCTGATTATTCGTTTTTTGACCAATTTAAGAATATGCCATCAACTTCAGTTGCTACAGTTGCACTTGCATTTCCGCAGTCGGCAATCAACAAAGACATAGATGGTACAGGGTTTGTTGTTTCAAGAAATAGTGATTATACCATCACTGCATGTACTTGGACACATAAGAAATGGCCACATACAACACCAAAAGGAAAAATCCTGTTACGGTGCTATGTAGGTAGAGCTGGAGATGAAGCAATTGTTGATCAAACGGATGACGAGATCATAAAGGTTGTTTTGGCAGACTTAAATAAAACAATGAATATTACTAGCGATCCAGAGTTTTCTATTATAACTCGATGGAAAAAATCAATGCCTCAATACACTGTTGGGCATAAAGAACGAGTGGAGAATGTGAAGGAAGTAATGGAGAAGGAATTACCCGGCGTATTTTTAGCAGGAAGCTCGTTCGAAGGCTTAGGTATCCCAGATTGTATAGATCAAGGAGAAGAGGCAGTTAAGAAAGTTTTAGAATATATCCAAACGCATTCAAAAGAACTAGTAGAGGTTAACTAA
- a CDS encoding arylamine N-acetyltransferase produces the protein MNMNHYLQRIGIHSLTGEKEQDLRSLQRQHLYTVPFENLDVINSVPIKLNLTNIYHKIVNNERGGFCYELNGLFNWLLEKLGYKVTMISATISTGKDQWYKANSHLTNLVTINQRDYLVDVGCGDTVRSPILLTGEIVEDISGKYRIQAVDDIFFDLQKHMNNEWNTQFRFSKTPREYDFFNEICHWNQTNPQSKFTQQTIVTIATPNGRVTVTDEHIIITNDDQKSKQAYSTSEFNTILNYYFDIN, from the coding sequence ATGAACATGAATCATTATTTACAAAGAATAGGTATACACTCCCTCACCGGTGAAAAAGAACAAGACTTGAGAAGCTTACAACGACAACACCTATACACAGTTCCATTTGAAAATTTAGATGTCATAAACAGCGTACCCATAAAGCTTAATTTAACTAATATCTATCATAAAATCGTGAATAATGAACGAGGTGGCTTTTGTTATGAATTAAATGGCTTATTTAATTGGCTACTAGAGAAGCTCGGCTACAAAGTAACGATGATTTCAGCAACAATATCGACTGGGAAAGATCAGTGGTATAAAGCAAATAGCCATTTAACGAATTTAGTAACTATTAATCAACGCGATTATTTGGTAGATGTGGGCTGCGGGGATACAGTCCGTTCACCAATACTATTAACCGGAGAAATTGTTGAGGATATTAGTGGAAAGTACCGCATACAAGCTGTTGACGATATATTTTTTGATTTACAAAAGCACATGAATAATGAATGGAATACACAATTCCGCTTTAGCAAAACACCAAGAGAATATGACTTCTTTAATGAGATATGTCATTGGAATCAAACTAATCCACAATCTAAATTCACACAGCAGACAATCGTTACAATTGCAACCCCTAATGGCCGAGTAACGGTAACTGATGAGCACATCATTATAACTAATGATGATCAGAAGTCAAAACAAGCTTACTCAACAAGCGAATTTAACACGATCTTAAATTACTATTTTGATATTAATTGA